A single region of the Theileria annulata chromosome 4, complete sequence, *** SEQUENCING IN PROGRESS *** genome encodes:
- a CDS encoding endopeptidase (CLP homologue) ATP-binding chain, putative (Tap579b07.q1c.cand.49 - score = 85.42;~SMART 2 pfam:Clp_N (PF02861) at aa 85-137, E()=3.00e-05; 161-206, E()=9.70e-03; 2 AAA domains (SM00382) at aa 289-444, E()=1.21e-10; 618-768, E()=1.36e-09), whose amino-acid sequence MNIRRIHIYLFVILQAYNSLIFKHFNCFKYEKIRNTFVINNFTSNKLISQIANVESLLPTSHNIAPLYLNFDNFSDNAIKVLMLSLEEAKLSNQPSVESAHIFQGLVCLNQGLAFKILKEFGVTVNSARNAAKSSYPVDESKKVKNLPTFSNSAKNALDYSSTEAERLGNSTIETEHLLLGVLNDTTKEMSTFYKNLDLDVTLAIDTTVRTIEKIKEIKESNSLSENIQESSPNFVYLSPTMNRDELAQSCISLFTVDLTEKARNGQLPKVIHRDNEIERAIITLSRMTKSNPLLVGEPGVGKTAIVEGIANKISQGISQPQISKKRILQLQFGLLIAGTKFRGQFEERLTKLIDEIKSSGDIILVIDEAHMLIGMKFIYNNNKLGAGAGDGSIDAANLLKPPLSRGEIQCIAITTPKEYKKYFEKDMALSRRFHPIYVDEPSEEDTLKILNGISSSYGEFHGVEYTQESIKLALKYSKQYINDRFLPDKAIDIMDESGSFAKIQYQNELKREKNELTSATETEGNGETESNPENEVEQVVEKKEQNVLGQVKPEHVAEVMSIWTGIPLKKLTRGEMEIIRNMEEDLHKMVIGQEEAVKNVCKAIRRAKTNIKNPNRPIGSFLFCGPPGVGKSEVARALTKYLFAKENLIRIDMSEYTEPHSISRILGSPPGYKGHDTGGQLTEKVKSNPYSVVMFDEIEKAHHDVLNILLQILEDGKLTDSKNQTISFKNTIIIMTSNTGSNVIQRSSKGVHTFGFTVDSDESSDYLKIKALVMEELKSHFLPELINRIDDVILFKPLSESELKEIAKLMLNDLTARANSAGILIEISEKFADYILKLPRDDKSGARPLRRLITSVLEDKLADLVISDDFDSNNTYTVTVDEADSVVINPKVENETVVEEVVLNNKMESEKSREE is encoded by the exons ATGAACATTAGGAGAATTCACATATATCTTTTTGTCATATTGCAAGCATATAACTCACTAATTTTCAAACATTTCAACTGTTTCAAATATGAAAAGATCAGAAATACATTCgtaatcaataattttacctCAAACAAACTGATATCGCAAATTGCTAATGTGGAATCACTACTTCCAACTTCTCACAATATCGCACCCCTGTActtaaattttgataacTTTAGCGACAATGCAATTAAAGTATTAATGCTATCATTGGAAGAAGCCAAACTGTCAAACCAACCCAGCGTGGAATCAGCACACATTTTCCAAGGACTGGTATGTTTGAATCAAGGATTGGCCTTCAAAATACTCAAAGAATTCGGAGTAACAGTAAACTCAGCAAGAAATGCAGCGAAATCCTCATACCCAGTAGACG AGTCGAAGAAGGTTAAGAACTTGCCAACATTTTCCAACTCGGCGAAGAACGCCTTAGACTACTCATCAACTGAGGCCGAAAGGTTGGGGAACTCTACAATAGAAACCGAACACCTGTTACTCGGAGTTCTGAATGACACGACCAAGGAAATGTCCACGTTCTATAAGAATTTGGACCTTGATGTAACATTAGCAATAGATACAACAGTGAGAACAATAgagaaaataaaagaaattaaagaatCGAATAGTTTGTCAGAGAACATACAAGAATCCTCGCCAAATTTTGTATACCTGTCTCCAACAATGAATCGAGATGAATTGGCCCAGTCATGCATATCACTGTTTACGGTAGATTTAACGGAAAAAGCACGTAATGGGCAATTACCTAAAGTGATACACAGAGATAATGAAATAGAAAGAGCTATCATAACTTTGTCAAGGATGACAAAAAGTAACCCACTATTAGTAGGAGAACCGGGAGTAGGAAAAACTGCAATCGTAGAG GGCATTGCAAACAAAATATCACAAGGGATTTCCCAACCCCAAATATCGAAAAAGAGAATATTGCAACTTCAATTTGGATTACTGATAGCAGGAACGAAATTCAGAGGACAGTTTGAGGAAAGGCTAACTAAACTAATTGATGAAATAAAATCGTCAGGAgatataatattagtaatagaTGAAGCACATATGCTAATAGGCatgaaatttatttataataataataaattaggAGCGGGAGCAGGAGATGGCTCAATAGATGCAGCAAACTTACTGAAACCTCCACTGTCCAGAGGAGAAATACAATGCATTGCAATCACAACCCcaaaagaatataaaaaatattttgaaaaG GATATGGCTTTATCCAGGAGGTTCCATCCAATTTACGTCGATGAGCCGAGCGAAGAAGATAcacttaaaattttaaacgGAATTAGTTCATCATACGGAGAGTTCCACGGAGTGGAGTATACACAAGAGTCAATAAAATTGGCAT TAAAATACTCTAAACAATACATCAACGACCGGTTTTTGCCAGATAAGGCAATAGATATCATGGACGAGTCGGGATCATTCGCTAAAATACAGTACcaaaatgaattaaaaaga gaAAAAAATGAGTTGACCAGTGCAACTGAGACAGAGGGTAATGGTGAGACAGAAAGTAATCCTGAAAACGAGGTTGAACAGGTAGTTGAAAAAAAGGAGCAAAATGTTCTTGGACAAGTGAAGCCTGAACACGTAGCAGA AGTTATGAGTATCTGGACTGGAATCCCACTTAAAAAACTCACTAGAGGAGAGATGGAGATAATCAGGAACATGGAAGAAGATTTGCACAAAATGGTAATAGGACAAGAAGAAGCTGTGAAAAACGTATGTAAGGCAATAAGAAGAGCaaaaactaatattaaaaacCCAAATAGACCAATAGGAAGTTTTCTGTTTTGTGGACCACCTGGAGTAGGGAAATCAGAAGTAGCAAGGGCTCTAACAAAATACCTTTTCGCTAAGGAAAACCTGATAAGAATAGATATGTCAGAGTATACAGAACCTCACAGCATAAGCAGAATACTGGGAAGCCCACCAGGTTACAAAGGCCACGATACAGGAGGCCAACTGACTGAGAAGGTTAAAAGTAACCCCTACTCAGTTGTTATGTTtgatgaaattgaaaaggCGCACCATGATGTTTTGAACATTTTGCTACAGATACTCGAGGACGGAAAGCTAACAGACTCAAAAAACCAAACAATctcttttaaaaatactattattattatgacCAGCAATACTGGTTCAAATGTAATTCAGAGATCGTCGAAAGGTGTCCATACGTTCGGATTCACTGTGGATTCAGATGAATCCTCAGACtacctaaaaataaaggCACTGGTCATGGAGGAGCTCAAATCACATTTCCTACCCGAACTTATTAACAGAATTGATGATGTTATCCTCTTCAAGCCACTCTCGGAGAGTGAGCTAAAGGAAATAGCAAAATTGATGCTGAACGACTTGACGGCCAGGGCGAATTCTGCAGGAATCCTCATAGAAATCAGTGAAAAATTTGCAGACTACATACTCAAA
- a CDS encoding uncharacterized protein (Tap579b07.q1c.cand.48 - score = 51.40;~SMART pfam:PPR (PF01535) at aa 224-258, E()=3.20e-05;~Apicoplast targetting peptide predicted by the PlasmoAP tool;~Signal anchor predicted for TA09905 by SignalP 2.0 HMM (Signal peptide probability 0.183, signal anchor probability 0.714) with cleavage site probability 0.036 between residues 40 and 41), translating into MFFNFLILVSLHISKYLLFLSSNTHLLLLFIFIVCYNVLIDTHLSLPFQNKPYLSHNIFCKAYKYDINPFLIGRYHLVAPKFIKSNPSQAKNPKHFLIFSVPPETSGIGEQENENLSNDLKILEDSSNSLEKNDENFEEECTPGPLTESDVWKMKAAISQNSTLGIDWVKAIETLQTSSSCTVKPLTIAYNSAISAAEKNSNPDLCMDLISDMKKRNDVALDSVTYKMAISACVKTNRVEDALKLQEEALESGLILDHGVIRNLLWLLSFNGYGPQAIKLFELLKKVAELRKSEKGLIQTDYLHTIESCMLSNMISDSLELYNQLKKSENFVLDSRSLKTLLELAYNLSDSQMSLELYFKAVREKKFNLSHVHFKLILNNLLLTRNLDHIDYIWKNILHESVLLDPILCHLVLQGYSLQGNFQKAYDVLTIMERDMLLTNHIPYLLAIKSCEKCGEWKLALKIMRMAQHKLKTKNISLYNGVLEACLVAKEWNTMTLLYEELSTKDDKLSANEGDLRPNGDTIALALIAYFNLEDDSTLKELLSIPVIDTPLLSKIRNSLTQEQI; encoded by the exons atgttttttaattttctaatattagTATCACTTCACATATCCaagtatttattatttttatcctCAAATACACATCTTTTATTGctttttatctttatagTTTGTTACAATGTGCTGATTGACACACACCTCAGCCTTCCTTTCCAAAATAAACCATATCTATCGcataatatattttgtaaagCATACAAATATGATATAaatccatttttaataGGGAGGTACCATCTGGTTGCCcctaaatttataaagtCCAATCCATCTCAAGCAAAGAATCCCAAAcattttttgattttttcaGTTCCTCCTGAAACCAGTGGAATCGGTGAAcaagaaaatgaaaatctatctaatgatttaaaaattttagagGATTCCTCTAATTCTTTGGAAAAAAATGACGAAAATTTTGAAGAGGAATGTACACCAGGACCTCTAACAGAGTCTGATGTATGGAAAATGAAGGCAGCAATTTCACAAAATTCAACCCTGGGAATCGACTGGGTAAAGGCGATTGAAACCTTACAAACTTCATCATCCTGCA CTGTAAAACCCCTAACGATCGCATATAACTCAGCAATCTCGGCTGCAGAAAAGAATTCAAACCCTGATTTATGTATGGATTTAATATCGGATATGAAAAAAAGGAACGACGTGGCACTTGATTCAGTGACCTATAAAATGGCAATCTCAGCATGTGTAAAAACCAACAGAGTGGAAGATGCACTTAAACTACAGGAAGAAGCTCTAGAGTCTGGATTAATACTAGATCACGGAGTAATTAGGAACCTACTTTGGCTACTTTCATTCAACGGTTATGGCCCTCAAGCAATAAAGCTGTTTGAACTTCTGAAAAAAGTAGCAGAGCTTCGTAAAAGTGAAAAAGGCTTGATTCAGACTGATTATTTGCACACAATAGAGTCATGTATGTTATCTAACATGATTTCAGATTCACTTGAATTGTACAATCAATTAAAAAAGTCTGAAAACTTTGTGTTGGATTCAAGGTCTCTTAAAACACTCCTTGAACTCGCCTATAATTTATCTGATTCACAAATGTCTTTGGAATTATACTTCAAAGCTGTCAGAGAAAAAAAGTTCAATTTGAGTCATGTACATTTCAAGCTGATTCTAAACAATCTTCTTCTAACTAGGAACCTAGATCATATAGATTATATATGGAAAAATATTCTACATGAGAGTGTTCTCCTGGACCCAATTCTATGCCACCTGGTCCTACAAGGGTATTCACTCCAAGGGAATTTCCAAAAAGCATATGATGTGTTAACAATAATGGAGAGGGACATGTTGTTAACAAATCATATTCCATATCTCCTGGCAATCAAATCTTGTGAAAAATGTGGAGAATGGAAACTAGctctaaaaattatgagAATGGCTCAACATAAACTTAAAACCAAGAACATAAGCCTATATAACGGTGTTTTGGAAGCATGCCTAGTAGCCAAGGAATGGAATACAATGACTTTGCTATATGAAGAACTATCCACAAAGGATGACAAATTAAGTGCAAATGAAGGTGATTTAAGACCAAATGGAGATACAATAGCACTAGCGCTAATAGCCTACTTTAATTTGGAGGATGATTCAACTTTGAAGGAACTACTGAGTATTCCTGTTATCGACACACCATTACTTTCAAAAATAAGAAATTCTTTAACACAAgaacaaatataa
- a CDS encoding uncharacterized protein (Tap579b07.q1c.cand.48 - score = 51.40;~SMART pfam:DUF59 (PF01883) at aa 71-150, E()=4.80e-09), translating to MDPDNKNPILYKHSTKSCIPNVQDDDHCEDPAYNLIHTSTDNLTNLYGVNNSSENINTNLFQPSDHFESFDEEEIFDIIRTIKDPEYSYSLEDLNVVSKDNIFIDEDTSTISVFFTPTVPHCTQASIIGLMIFVKLYQSLPPYFKIDVQISKGTHNTEEMINKQLLDKERISAALEYPPILKMINKGILFLQIYI from the exons ATGGATCCAGATAACAAAAATcctattttatataaacatTCAACCAAATCTTGTATCCCAAATGTTCAAGACGATGATCACTGTGAAGATCCAGCATATAACTTAATCCATACATCCACAGATAActtaacaaatttatacgGAGTAAACAACAGCTCTGAAAACATTAATACGAACCTTTTTCAACCTTCTGACCATTTTGAATCATTTGATGAGGAg gaaatatttgatataattaGAACAATAAAGGACCCTGAATATTCATATTCTTTGGAAGATTTAAACGTGGTTTCCAAGGATAATATCTTTATTGATGAAGATACGTCCACCATCTCAGTATTCTTCACACCCACAGTTCCTCATTGCACTCaa GCATCAATAATCGGACTAATGATCTTTGTAAAGTTGTACCAAAGCTTGCCTCCATATTTCAAAATCGATGTTCAAATATCTAAag GAACACATAACACTGAggaaatgataaataaacaGCTCCTGGATAAGGAAAGAATATCAGCTGCACTTGAATATCCTCCAATATTGAAGATGATCAACAAAGGTATCCTTTTTctacaaatatatatttaa
- a CDS encoding uncharacterized protein (5 probable transmembrane helices predicted for TA09895 by TMHMM2.0 at aa 127-149, 227-249, 259-281, 286-308 and 328-350) has translation MSENNFEQFSDSYLLDVDKTFVGNEQLMEGLFQRKEVSGSFDNSKLPHPIEALTTTDSSTSPVQKLVTTTPSTPANADEQLKDKLNLVEDSDFLLVNHPTDILKPETSLYGSTSLSVKSLFGNLSLPLLFYMFIFVLTNTAQPLLILLLRKNGGTPVLRIITHFFAEWNLHISLSNISGDGLRRNISNKKVNLVGLVIFHKQFSQEKWRYPIILSLMDIIHQVVEKAGLVYCGPSIYSIASSTNTLFLALFSKLILKQTVTSLTWLSISLISFSLALSGYVHTEYITSLHILGFFLVMLASMVVTHLPQSALNSIIGEILLKKDTIEGPNLVCMMGLTSLTIFTIWTMVWTVPQRKTLFATDKEINPFDLQNVLKILGILFLSNFGRSSVYYYIIKKSGSVCCGVLKALRIVLVVFADHFLFSYIDGSQKITPGKVVAALIVSPH, from the exons ATGTCTgagaataattttgaacaGTTTTCAGATTCCTATCTGTTAGATGTTGATAAAACCTTCGTTGGCAACGAACAGTTGATGGAAGGTTTATTCCAAAGAAAGGAAGTCTCTGGATCCTTTGATAACTCTAAATTACCACATCCAATTGAGGCTTTAACCACAACTGATTCTAGCACATCTCCAGTACAAAAACTCGTGACTACGACACCTTCAACTCCAGCAAATGCAGATGAACAATTAAAGGATAAGTTAAATCTTGTAGAAGATTCAGATTTTTTGCTAGTAAATCATCCAACTGATATTTTGAAACCGGAAACTAGTTTATATGGAAGCACAAGTTTATCAgtaaaatcattatttgGGAATTTATCCCTGCCATTACTGTTTTATATGTTCATTTTTGTCTTAACAAATACCGCTCAACCACTGCTG ATTCTACTGTTAAGGAAGAATGGAGGAACACCAGTACTTAGAATAATTACTCATTTTTTTGCAGAGTGGAACCTACACATTTCTCTTTCCAACATATCTGGCGATGGTCTTCGTAGGAACATATCCAACAAAAAAGTCAATCTTGTTGGTTTAGTTATATTTCATAAACAATTTAGTCAAGAAAAATGGAGATACCCAATCATCCTATCATTGATGGATATAATACACCAAGTTGTAGAAAAAG CTGGATTGGTTTACTGTGGACCatcaatttattcaatCGCATCTAGTACCAATACTCTATTCTTGGCACTATTCTCCAAACTAATTCTCAAGCAAACAGTTACCAGTTTAACTTGGCTGTCAATATCACTTATATCATTTTCGCTTGCGCTAAGTGGATACGTCCATACAGAATATATAACCTCATTACATATTCTGGGATTCTTCTTAGTAATGCTTGCGTCCATGGTGGTAA CACACCTTCCACAGAGCGCTCTTAACTCAATAATTGGAGAAATTTTACTCAAAAAGGACACAATAGAAGGCCCTAATCTAGTGTGTATGATGGG ATTAACCTCCCTCACCATCTTCACGATATGGACAATGGTTTGGACTGTACCTCAGAGAAAAACCTTATTCGCAACTGATAAAGAAATAAACCCGTTTGACTTGCAA aATGTTTTGAAGATTCTAGGTATACTCTTCCTGTCAAATTTCGGAAGATCCTCAGTATACTACTATATCATTAAAAAGTCAGGATCAGTGTGTTGCGGAGTTCTAAAGGCGCTTAGGATCGTACTAGTTGTCTTTGCAGACCATTTCTTGTTCTCATATATAGACGGAAGTCAGAAAATAACCCCGGGAAAAGTAGTAGCAGCACTGATTGTAAGTCCACATTAA